The sequence below is a genomic window from bacterium.
CAGGTAGACGCGGCGAGCGGGGCGTATGGGATGCTGGGGACGATTGCGGGGAGTGCGAGCCTAACGTATGCAGACGAATACACGATTGGGGCCGGTGATTTCTAGGGCGCGACGGGCGCTGATTGAGCGCATCGAGAAGACGCTCGACCCGCAAGCGCCCGCCTACATGGTGCGTGGGCCGGAGCGCATGATCGACGACGGATGTGATTACGACCGGGGCTATGACCCCAGGCCGGAGATCGTGAAGGCAGAGGACGCCGCGATGAGACGGCGCGGAAGGGGTAACAATGACGCAGAGTAAAAGCAATTATGGCGGCAATACCCGCATGGCGGTGGAGTTTACAGCGTCCATTCCCAGCGGATCGCCCACCAGCACGACGTTTGAATACCCATTCGGCCTGTTCGCCCTGGGAACGATCACGCCGTCAGGCACTATCCCGGCGGCGGCGGGCACGCATATCAGCATTCATGCCCAGGACATCTGGGGTGTGTGGCGCTCCGGCCTGTCGTACGAGAGCGGCTATGCCAACTGGTGCATTCTTTTCCCAACGGGCGGGGTGATGCATGACATGCCTCCGGCGTGGTTTGGCGTGGCGGGCAGCGCGCGCTTGGTGCTAACCAATGGCAGCGGGAGCGGCGTACCGGCGACGGGCTCGCAGGTGTTTTCGCTGAGCATGAAGGCGTGACGATGAGAACGCGGCTGGCAGTCTGGCGCGCCCGGATACGGGCACAGTGGCGCAAATGGCGCACGCCGCTGACGGCAACAGGGGCGGCGATCCCCGCGCCGGAGTACGTCATTCATGACGGCGTGGATTACAGCCAGCCCGCGCTACTGCCGTTCTGGGTCAAGGCGCATGGGGCGAAGGCGGTGGGCACGTTCCTGGAATCCACGCAGCGCCAGACGATGCGCTTCCAGTTTGACTCGCCATACCGCAGCGCGGCGTATGACGGGCCGATCACCATGCCGGTCGAAGATCCATTGGAAGAGTGGTCATTTGAAACGCGCAAGACGGTGCTGACTAACTGCCACGCGGCCTACCAGCGCAACCCGCTCGCCAAGCAAGCCGTCCAGATCACGCGGCAGTTTGCCGTCGGGCGCGGGCACGTCGTGACCTGCCGTAATCAGGATGTGCAGGCGGTCATTGATGAGTTCCGGGCCAATCCTGAGAACGCCGTTGAGGAGATGGACAAGACGCTGCTCCAGGACTTGCAGGTAGACGGCGAGATATTTCTACGCAAGGTGGCGGGTGAGAACGGCGGTGGCGTGATTGTGCCGCTTCCGCCCTGGCACATTGTGGAGATTGAAACTGATCCCGGCTTCTTCCGGCGCGTGCTGCGCTACCACTTGCAGTACACGACGGGCACGCAGAGCACGACCAGCGTGGGCGGGCAAATTGTAGACGAGTGGATCGACGCGGCGGAGGTGCTGCACGTTGCGGTCAACCGGCACAGCTACGAGTTGCGCGGGCGGCCCGATCTGTTCGTGGTGCTGCCCTGGCTGCGGGCATACAAAGAGTGGATGGAAAACCGGGCACGTCAGAACATGTGGCGCGGGGCGCTGCTCTGGGACGTGACGATCAGCGGGGCCACGCCCAACAACGTCGCCAGCGCCGTATCACGCTACACCAAGCCGCCGACGCCGGGCAGCATCATCGTGCACAGCGACCGCGAGGTGTGGCAACCGCTCAGTAACAGCGTGGGCGCGGCGGACGTGTCTGAGGACGGGCGGCAAATGAAGCTCATGACCGCCGTCGGCATGGGCTTACCGGAGTATATGCTCAGCGACGGACAGAACGCCAATCTCGCCAGTGCGACGGCTCAGCAGTTGCCCGCGCTGTGGAAGTTCACCGATGCACAGCAGACGATGGCCGAACAAGTGTGGATGCCGATCTACAGGTGGGTTATTCAGATGGCAATCAACGCCGGGCGGCTACCTGACGAGGTGCCGGTACAGGACGCCGACGGGGACGAGATTCTGGGCGCGGACGATGCGCCGGAGATGATCGACACGCTGGACGCCGTGCATGTCAAGTTTCCTGACTTGCAAGAGGACGACCCGAAGACGCTGGCCGAGGCGCTGGCGATTGCGACGATGAGCGGATGGGTCAGTGACGAGGGCGCGGGCGACATCATCACGGCAACGTTGGGGCTGGACGCGGCGGTCGAGCGCAAGCGCATCGAGCGCGAGAAAGAGGCGGCGCGTAGTGAGGTAGCGCAGGGGCTGGCGCTGAGGCCGCGCGACATCGGCCTGCCGGACGAGGGCGAAGGCGAAGACACAGAAGGCGAGGAACGTGGGGAGAAGCCGACAGCCGCGCCTGCCGCTGCCTGATGACGGAGCGCTCATTACCCGCACGCTCTGGTCAGATAGCGAGGCGCTGCGCACAGCAGAGTCATGGGTCAGGCGGCGCATTTACGGGCTGGAGAAAGAACAGGCGCGGGCGCTGTATGAGTTGTACCTGAAAAGCTACCGTGAGGTAGCAGGCACCTTGACAATGGCATACGGTGATGACGGCAAGCCGGTCTTTGCGCGGCGGGCCATCCTGCTAGAGCAGATGGAGCGCGAGATTAACGCATTGATCGCACAGGCCGAGGCGCATATAGACACGGCGTTGATAGATGCGTATGAGCAGGGCTATGCCGGGCGCGCGTGGGTGTTGGATCAGGCGACTAATCCAAATATTCCGATACGCTTTCGACCTGTACTGCCCGCGCAGGCCATTCGTTCTCTGCTGTTGCAGCCGATGATGGGCCGTGACCGGCGCTATATGGGGCAGGACTGGCATACCGAACTTGGCTTTGCCCGCGAGGAGTTCGTGCTGCGCACCAAACGCAGCCTGACGGCAAGCATGGTGCAGGGTGAAGGCATAGGCGCGGCAATGCGCCGGTTGCGCGACGAGTACGGTATCCAGACGGACAGGCGCAAGGGCTTTACGCGCAACTTCTACCAGACGACCATGATTGCCCGCACGGAAATCCTGCGGGCGAGCAACCTGGGCGCGCTGGCGGTGTATGAGGAGAATGCCGACATCCTGAGCGGTTGGGAGTGGACGGCAACTAAGGACGAACGTACCTGTCCTATTTGCGGCGCGATGGACGGCAAGCGGTTCAAGTTCAACGACCCGCAGCTACAACCGCCGTCGGGCAGCCATCCGGGATGCCGTTGCACCATCGTCCCGGTGCTAAAAGATGAGCGTCTGATGAATGAGGTTGCTGGAATACGAGAGACTTACAGCGAGTGGGCGGCGCGCAACGGCATGATCACCGATGGCGGGCTAGACGAACAGCGGGGCGCAGCGCCGCCGAAAGCCAAGAAGGAGTGACGCCATGCCCTACACGACCGACACAGTACCGAAGCACGTTCCGCCCGCGCAGGCGAAGAAGTGGGTGGGCGCATGGAACGGCGCGTATGACCAGTGCCGGGCGAAGGGCGGCGAGCAGGAGAAATGCGAGACGTATGCATTCCGGGTGGCAAACGCCCTGCTCAAAGAGGGCGAAAGCGGGGGCACGATGGGGAAGGTAGACAGCAAGACGCTGGTCTTTGTGGAAACGCTCGACTTGGCCGAAGCGGTCATTGACAACGACGCGCAGACGGTACGCCAGCGCATCATCCGCCCAGGGCGCAGCGCCAACGGGCGTGTGTACGGCGCGGACGTGTTGCAGCGGGCGACGGCGCTCTTTGAGGGCGTCAAGACGTTTGCGGATCACCCGTCGGCGGGCGAGCGGCGCGACCGCCCGGAGCGCAGCGTGCGGCAGATTACCGGCTGGCTGGACGGCGTTGAGTACCACGAAGACGGTATCTATGCGGTGCGCCATTTCACGCGCAACCAAGCCGGGCAGGACATGTGGGCGCTGGTGCGCGACATCGTGGAAGGGCGCGCGCCGGCCACGCTGCTCGGTGGCAGTATCAACGCCGTGGGGCGGGCCAGCAAGGGCGATAATGGCGACCTGATTGTTGAGAGCATCACGGCCGTGCACAGCGTGGATGACGTGACCACGCCGGCGGCGGGCGGCGGGTTCCTGCCGCTTGTGGCGGGCGCGGACGACCTGACGGCGCAGCTACTGAGCGCGCTGACTTACGATGAGTTTATCGCGGCAAGGCCGGAGTTTGTGGAGCGGCTGAAGCGGGAGTATAAGGCCGTTCGGCAGACGGAAGCGGTGGCTACCGCGTTGAATGAGAGGGATCAGGCGCGCGTTGCCCTGGTCGAAGCCGAAGGACAGATGAAGGCACAGGCGGACAAGGTGACTGCACTAGAGGCCGAACTTGCCAAG
It includes:
- a CDS encoding minor capsid protein gives rise to the protein MGRSRQPRLPLPDDGALITRTLWSDSEALRTAESWVRRRIYGLEKEQARALYELYLKSYREVAGTLTMAYGDDGKPVFARRAILLEQMEREINALIAQAEAHIDTALIDAYEQGYAGRAWVLDQATNPNIPIRFRPVLPAQAIRSLLLQPMMGRDRRYMGQDWHTELGFAREEFVLRTKRSLTASMVQGEGIGAAMRRLRDEYGIQTDRRKGFTRNFYQTTMIARTEILRASNLGALAVYEENADILSGWEWTATKDERTCPICGAMDGKRFKFNDPQLQPPSGSHPGCRCTIVPVLKDERLMNEVAGIRETYSEWAARNGMITDGGLDEQRGAAPPKAKKE